One genomic segment of Amycolatopsis sp. WQ 127309 includes these proteins:
- a CDS encoding nitroreductase family deazaflavin-dependent oxidoreductase codes for MMAREYRLGTLRKTVNALVKPLLARGVPAAGKGGVLLTTKGRKSGLERTTPVNVVEAGGDRWLVAPYGAVAWVHNLRADAVARLSRGRKTETWEVEEADAATAAPVLQAYVRQIPVTAPYFDAKGSGPVEAFAAEADRHPVFRLARSRA; via the coding sequence ATGATGGCCAGGGAGTACCGGCTGGGAACGCTGCGGAAGACCGTCAACGCGCTGGTGAAGCCGCTGCTCGCGCGCGGCGTCCCGGCCGCGGGCAAGGGCGGCGTGCTGCTGACGACGAAGGGCCGCAAGAGCGGTCTCGAACGCACGACACCGGTGAACGTCGTCGAGGCCGGCGGCGACCGGTGGCTCGTCGCGCCCTACGGCGCCGTCGCCTGGGTGCACAACCTGCGGGCCGACGCCGTCGCCCGGCTGAGCCGCGGCCGCAAGACCGAGACGTGGGAGGTCGAGGAGGCCGACGCCGCCACCGCGGCGCCGGTGCTGCAGGCCTACGTGCGGCAGATCCCGGTCACCGCGCCGTACTTCGACGCCAAGGGCAGCGGTCCCGTCGAGGCGTTCGCGGCGGAAGCCGATCGACACCCGGTGTTCCGGTTGGCAAGATCACGGGCGTGA
- a CDS encoding acyl-CoA dehydrogenase, whose protein sequence is MLLNPHEYDPAHFDAETRRLLRATIDWFEQRGKAKLAEDYHARTFYADFLEFAGKEGLFSTFLTPAANADGNLDKRWDTSRVAALSEILGFYGLNYWYPWQVTILGLGPVWQSGNDVARKRAADALDAGGVGAFGLSEKDHGADIYSSDLVLTKDGDGYRATGSKYYIGNGNVARTVAVFGRIDGVEGPDQYVFFYADAEHPNYHVVKNVVPSQMYVAEFRLEDYPVHAEDLLHVGAEAFSAALNTVNIGKFNLCFGGIGMATHSLYEAITHAHNRVLYGKPVTNFPHVRREFVEAYARLTAMKLFSDRAVDYFRSANAEDRRYLLYNPITKMKVTTEAQKVIGLVADVVAAKGFEAGTYLAMAKNDIDGLPKLEGTVAVNLALIAKFMPAYLFSPQEYAPVPTRTDAADDEFLFRQGPARGLSKVRFHDWQAAYAQASHIPNVALFTEQAGALVKLLTEATPDEAQQADLDFGLALTELFTLVVYGQLILEQAGITGLGEQVVDQIFAVLVQDFSLAAVDLNGKPSSTEAQQAIALAALRKPVVDAERFDAVWALVRDLSGAYAMHP, encoded by the coding sequence ATGCTGCTGAACCCGCACGAGTACGACCCGGCGCACTTCGACGCCGAAACGCGCCGGTTGCTCCGGGCCACCATCGACTGGTTCGAGCAGCGCGGCAAGGCGAAGCTGGCCGAGGATTACCACGCGCGCACCTTCTACGCGGACTTCCTCGAGTTCGCCGGCAAGGAGGGCCTGTTCTCGACCTTCCTGACGCCCGCCGCGAACGCCGACGGCAACCTGGACAAGCGCTGGGACACCAGCCGCGTCGCCGCGCTGTCGGAAATCCTGGGGTTCTACGGGCTGAATTACTGGTATCCCTGGCAGGTCACGATCCTCGGCCTGGGACCGGTGTGGCAGAGCGGCAACGACGTCGCCCGCAAGCGCGCGGCGGACGCGCTGGACGCCGGCGGCGTCGGCGCGTTCGGACTGTCCGAAAAGGACCACGGCGCCGACATCTACTCCTCGGACCTGGTGCTCACCAAGGACGGCGACGGCTACCGCGCCACCGGCTCGAAGTACTACATCGGCAACGGCAACGTCGCCCGCACGGTCGCCGTCTTCGGCCGGATCGACGGCGTCGAGGGCCCGGACCAGTACGTCTTCTTCTACGCCGACGCCGAGCACCCGAACTACCACGTGGTCAAGAACGTCGTGCCGTCGCAGATGTACGTCGCCGAGTTCCGGCTCGAGGACTACCCGGTGCACGCCGAGGACCTCCTGCACGTCGGCGCCGAGGCCTTCAGCGCCGCGCTGAACACGGTCAACATCGGCAAGTTCAACCTCTGCTTCGGCGGCATCGGCATGGCGACGCACTCGCTGTACGAGGCCATCACCCACGCGCACAACCGCGTCCTCTACGGCAAGCCCGTGACGAACTTCCCGCACGTGCGCCGCGAGTTCGTCGAGGCCTACGCGCGGCTGACGGCGATGAAGCTGTTCTCCGACCGCGCCGTGGACTACTTCCGCAGCGCGAACGCCGAGGACCGCCGCTACCTGCTCTACAACCCGATCACCAAGATGAAGGTGACCACCGAGGCGCAGAAGGTGATCGGCCTGGTCGCCGACGTCGTGGCGGCCAAGGGTTTCGAGGCCGGCACCTACCTCGCGATGGCCAAGAACGACATCGACGGCCTGCCGAAGCTCGAAGGCACGGTCGCGGTGAACCTCGCGCTGATCGCGAAGTTCATGCCCGCGTACCTGTTCTCGCCGCAGGAGTACGCCCCGGTGCCGACCCGCACCGACGCCGCGGACGACGAGTTCCTCTTCCGCCAGGGCCCGGCGCGCGGGCTGTCGAAGGTCCGCTTCCACGACTGGCAGGCCGCGTACGCGCAGGCGTCGCACATCCCGAACGTCGCGCTGTTCACCGAGCAGGCCGGCGCGCTGGTGAAGCTGCTCACCGAGGCGACGCCGGACGAGGCCCAGCAGGCCGACCTCGACTTCGGCCTCGCGCTCACCGAGCTGTTCACCCTCGTCGTCTACGGCCAGCTGATCCTGGAGCAGGCCGGCATCACCGGGCTCGGCGAACAGGTCGTCGACCAGATCTTCGCGGTGCTGGTGCAGGACTTCAGCCTCGCCGCGGTGGACCTGAACGGGAAGCCCAGCTCCACCGAGGCCCAGCAGGCCATCGCGCTGGCGGCGCTGCGCAAGCCGGTCGTCGACGCCGAGCGGTTCGACGCCGTCTGGGCGCTCGTCCGCGACCTCTCCGGGGCCTACGCTATGCACCCATGA
- a CDS encoding 2-keto-4-pentenoate hydratase: protein MKHERAAELLWDAWRTGDRLDGLPADVRPSDAVEGMAAQTALAALAGPVSGWKIAATTAYAQQHLGVPGPLPGALFERFHQLEGPPVPADTMTMGVAEPEFAFRMKADPGPAPSLGAVLDAVDTMFLALEMPDSRYTDHRHAGGPQLLADVACAGRFVEGRAVPGWRDLDLPGHAVVLHADGAEFARGHGGLVLGDPRLALHWLATELARTGHRLRPGDVVTTGTATPPCPIHAGGHVLADFGALGHVEARFV from the coding sequence GTGAAGCACGAGCGGGCGGCGGAGCTGCTCTGGGACGCGTGGCGCACCGGCGACCGCCTGGACGGGCTGCCGGCCGACGTCCGCCCGAGTGACGCCGTCGAGGGCATGGCGGCCCAGACCGCGCTGGCCGCGCTGGCCGGCCCGGTGAGCGGCTGGAAGATCGCCGCGACCACGGCGTACGCCCAGCAGCACCTCGGTGTCCCCGGGCCGCTGCCGGGCGCGTTGTTCGAGCGGTTCCACCAGCTCGAAGGCCCGCCGGTGCCGGCCGACACGATGACGATGGGCGTCGCCGAGCCGGAGTTCGCCTTCCGGATGAAGGCCGATCCGGGCCCGGCGCCGTCGCTCGGTGCGGTGCTCGACGCGGTCGACACGATGTTCTTGGCGCTCGAGATGCCGGACAGCCGCTACACCGACCACCGGCACGCGGGCGGCCCGCAGCTGCTGGCGGACGTCGCGTGCGCGGGCCGGTTCGTCGAAGGGCGGGCGGTGCCGGGCTGGCGCGACCTCGACCTGCCGGGCCACGCGGTGGTCCTGCACGCCGACGGCGCGGAGTTCGCCCGCGGCCACGGCGGCCTCGTCCTGGGTGACCCGCGCCTGGCGCTGCACTGGCTCGCGACGGAACTGGCCCGCACGGGCCACCGCCTCCGCCCGGGCGACGTCGTGACGACCGGCACGGCGACCCCGCCGTGCCCGATCCACGCGGGCGGCCACGTGCTCGCCGACTTCGGCGCGCTGGGCCACGTCGAGGCCCGCTTCGTCTGA
- a CDS encoding helix-turn-helix domain-containing protein, which produces MLDHIQRHLDDPHTVTDHIRRLRLDAVRRDLRDPLPANRSVGAIAARWCFVDAARFSRVFRAEFGESPSAFRLTSTRPGPPRTAPPGPRPPTG; this is translated from the coding sequence GTGCTCGACCACATCCAGCGCCACCTCGACGACCCGCACACCGTCACCGACCACATCCGCCGGCTGCGCCTGGACGCCGTCCGCCGCGACCTGCGGGATCCGTTGCCGGCCAACAGAAGCGTCGGGGCGATCGCGGCGCGGTGGTGCTTCGTCGACGCCGCGCGCTTCAGCCGGGTGTTCCGCGCCGAGTTCGGGGAGAGCCCGTCGGCGTTCCGGCTCACTTCAACGCGACCAGGCCCACCACGAACAGCCCCGCCGGGACCACGGCCGCCGACAGGCTGA